The Saliniradius amylolyticus DNA segment AATTGATGCCTAACGGATATCCATTCTCATGCCTGCACAGATTATTGACGGAAAACAGATTGCCAAACAATTGCGCCAGAATGTGGCCACCCATGTCTCTTCAATTACTCAGTCTGGTCGCCGCGCGCCAGGCCTGGCAGTAATACTGGTAGGGGCCGACCCCGCGTCTCAGGTGTACGTCGGCAGTAAACGCAAGGCTTGTGAAGAAGTCGGCTTTACCTCCAAGGCCTATGATTTGCCAGCCACCACCTCTCAGCAGGAATTAGAGGCGTTAGTGGATAAACTGAATCAAGACAACAGCATCGATGGCATACTCGTGCAATTACCCTTACCCGCAGGACTGAATGCCGAGCGAGTATTGGAGCGCATTCACCCTACCAAGGATGTGGATGGCTTTCATCCTTACAATATTGGCCGGTTGGCCCAGCGTATTCCGGCGCTCAGACCTTGCACCCCTAAAGGCATCATGACACTGATCGAGTCCA contains these protein-coding regions:
- the folD gene encoding bifunctional methylenetetrahydrofolate dehydrogenase/methenyltetrahydrofolate cyclohydrolase FolD, coding for MPAQIIDGKQIAKQLRQNVATHVSSITQSGRRAPGLAVILVGADPASQVYVGSKRKACEEVGFTSKAYDLPATTSQQELEALVDKLNQDNSIDGILVQLPLPAGLNAERVLERIHPTKDVDGFHPYNIGRLAQRIPALRPCTPKGIMTLIESTKRPIKGMDAVVVGASNIVGRPMSLELLLAGCTTTVCHKFTQDLKSHVQRADLLVVAVGKPGFIPGEWIKPNAIVVDVGINRLDDGSLAGDVEFEPAAERAGWITPVPGGVGPMTVASLIENTLESYVKFHSGSNQ